Proteins from a genomic interval of Lacticaseibacillus pabuli:
- a CDS encoding metal ABC transporter permease, whose product MTSIPEFIGALARYDFLQSALITSIMVGVMSGIIGSFIILRGMSLMGDAISHAVLPGVAVAYMLGINILIGASVFGILAALLIGFVSTHSKLKNDTSIGIVFSAFYALGFILISLAGSSTNLHHILFGNVLAVSNSDMITTVIVLCIAVLFVVIFYKELLISSFDPTFAQTYGLNTRVMHYALMLVLTLVTVSALQTVGIILVVAMLITPAATAFMWTNRMSVMLVMAAIFGVIASTVGLYLSYALNWASGPAIVIVAAAMFVVSFLFAPKQGLLIKVRRTNNA is encoded by the coding sequence ATGACGAGCATTCCAGAATTCATTGGCGCGCTTGCACGTTACGACTTCCTGCAGAGTGCGCTCATCACTTCAATTATGGTTGGCGTCATGAGCGGAATTATCGGCAGTTTTATCATTCTGCGCGGTATGTCGCTCATGGGTGATGCCATCTCCCACGCGGTTTTACCTGGGGTGGCAGTGGCCTATATGTTGGGTATCAATATCCTCATCGGCGCATCTGTCTTCGGTATTCTCGCGGCACTACTCATCGGTTTTGTCTCGACACACAGTAAGCTGAAAAACGATACGTCGATTGGTATTGTCTTTAGTGCATTTTACGCGCTGGGCTTCATCCTAATTTCGCTAGCTGGCAGTTCGACCAACTTGCACCACATCCTGTTTGGTAACGTCCTTGCCGTGTCGAATTCAGACATGATTACCACCGTCATTGTGCTTTGCATCGCGGTACTATTCGTAGTCATTTTTTATAAGGAACTGCTGATTAGTTCGTTTGACCCGACCTTCGCGCAGACGTACGGCCTGAACACCCGAGTGATGCATTATGCCCTGATGCTCGTTCTAACGCTCGTGACGGTCTCCGCTTTGCAGACCGTTGGGATTATCTTAGTGGTCGCAATGCTCATCACGCCGGCAGCCACGGCCTTCATGTGGACCAATCGCATGAGTGTCATGCTCGTGATGGCTGCCATTTTTGGGGTGATTGCTTCGACAGTTGGCTTATACCTCAGCTACGCACTCAACTGGGCGTCTGGCCCGGCCATCGTCATCGTCGCCGCTGCCATGTTCGTCGTGTCCTTCTTGTTCGCGCCGAAGCAAGGCTTACTCATCAAGGTCAGGAGGACCAACAATGCTTAA